Proteins found in one Arachis stenosperma cultivar V10309 chromosome 8, arast.V10309.gnm1.PFL2, whole genome shotgun sequence genomic segment:
- the LOC130943374 gene encoding uncharacterized protein LOC130943374 isoform X1 produces MATAEEPILSRIERLDNMLRQLEEIRGCNRSSKSSCASTPTSASDGRISSLDFSPKSLEKHCRPIENVIMEAEAKGTLIQRLTHVEDRVLKLCLQLEDEWEAERKMEQEKKMKQPKKKGGLKQLMQQCLNVRGKHDKKQEGSI; encoded by the exons ATGGCTACTGCTGAGGAACCAATTCTCTCTAGGATTGAGCGCTTGGATAATATG TTGAGGCAATTAGAGGAAATAAGAGGGTGCAACCGATCATCAAAGAGCTCGTGTGCGTCGACTCCAACAAGCGCAAGTGATGGACGAATCTCGTCCCTTGATTTCTCCCCTAAGAGCTTAGAGAAGCATTGCCGTCCGATTGAAAACGTCATCATGGAGGCCGAAGCCAAAGGCACGTTGATTCAGAGACTCACCCACGTGGAGGACCGTGTCTTGAAG CTTTGCTTGCAGTTGGAGGATGAATGGGAAGCGGAAAGAAAAATGGAACAAGAGAAAAAGATGAAGCAGCCAAAAAAGAAGGGGGGTTTGAAACAACTAATGCAACAATGTCTCAATGTTAGAGGGAAACATGATAAGAAGCAAGAAGGATCAATATAA
- the LOC130946050 gene encoding protein DETOXIFICATION 43-like: MEEENNNNNNGISNNSSINKKLKLPIFVFFKDARLVLKMDELAKEILGIALPSALAVAADPIASLIDSAFIGHLGPVELAAAGVVIALLNQASRITIFPLVSITTSFVAEEDTIENLNIKALEKEFIEDVEKGTIVQHISNNKSPKDFLATNNNNGSAADDENVEKHAIVNFDGNNNNNGQGIYIPEDGKLNKFSSANRSKNKIEAEKVGKKKRNIASASTALLFGTILGLLQASILIFAAKPLLAIMGLKLDSPMRDPAEKYLKLRCIGAPAYLLSLAIQGIFRGFKDTTTPLYVILAGYSLNVALDPLFIFVLKFGIRGAAFSHVISQYIMATTLLFLLTKKVYLLPPRLKDLQIFRFFTNGGLLLMRVVAVTFCTTFAASLASRLGPIPMAAFQTCLQVWLTSSLLADGLAVAVQAILACSFTEKDYKKAASSATRTLQMSFVLGLFLTFLVAFGLYFGAGLFSKNHQVVQLIRLGTSFVAATQSINTLAFVFDGVNYGASDFAYSAYSLVLVSIVSISTEFVLYKFKQFIGIWIALAIYITLRMFAGVWRMGTGTGPWRFLRGDSYSIL, encoded by the exons ATGGAAGAGGagaataataacaataataatggcaTTTCCAACAACTCATCAATCAACAAAAAGCTTAAGCTACCTATCTTCGTTTTCTTTAAAGATGCAAG ACTTGTTTTGAAGATGGATGAACTTGCAAAGGAGATATTGGGAATTGCATTGCCCTCTGCACTTGCTGTTGCTGCTGATCCCATTGCTTCTTTAATAGACTCTGCATTCATAGGCCATTTGG GACCGGTGGAGCTTGCAGCGGCCGGAGTGGTGATCGCCTTACTGAATCAAGCTTCGAGGATCACCATATTCCCTCTTGTTAGTATCACAACTTCCTTTGTGGCTGAGGAAGACACCATTGAAAATCTTAACATCAAAGCATTAGAGAAGGAGTTCATTGAGGATGTTGAGAAAGGTACAATAGTACAACACATTTCTAATAATAAGTCTCCAAAAGATTTTTTGGCtaccaacaataataatggaTCAGCAGCTGATGATGAGAATGTGGAAAAACATGCTATTGTGAACTTTGacggaaataataataataatggacAAGGTATATATA TTCCAGAAGATGGGAAATTGAACAAGTTTTCATCAGCTAATAGAAGTAAGAATAAGATTGAAGCAGAGAAAGttggaaagaagaagagaaatatTGCTTCAGCATCAACAGCACTGCTATTTGGCACAATCCTTGGCCTCCTTCAAGCTTCAATCCTTATTTTTGCAGCCAAACCTCTTTTAGCTATCATGGGTCTCAAACTT GATTCTCCTATGAGAGATCCAGCAGAGAAGTATCTGAAGCTGAGATGTATTGGGGCTCCTGCTTATCTTCTCTCATTGGCGATACAAGGCATCTTTCGCGGCTTCAAGGACACAACTACTCCTTTATATGTCATTC ttgCGGGATATTCTTTGAATGTGGCATTGGATCCgctatttatttttgtattgaAATTTGGCATCAGAGGCGCAGCATTTTCACATGTCATCTCCCA GTACATCATGGCAACGACCCTCTTGTTTTTATTAACGAAAAAAGTGTATCTGTTACCTCCAAGACTGAAGGATTTGCAAATTTTCCGATTTTTTACAAATG GAGGACTGTTGTTGATGAGGGTAGTAGCTGTGACTTTTTGTACAACTTTTGCAGCATCATTAGCATCTAGGTTAGGTCCAATTCCTATGGCAGCATTTCAAACTTGTTTACAAGTTTGGTTAACTTCATCCCTTCTTGCTGATGGTTTGGCTGTTGCTGTTCAG GCAATTCTAGCATGTTCCTTTACCGAGAAAGATTATAAGAAGGCAGCAAGTTCAGCAACCAGGACACTGCAGATGAGTTTTGTGTTAGGACTATTCCTCACTTTTCTTGTTGCCTTTGGACTTTACTTTGGAGCTGGATTGTTTTCCAAAAATCATCAAGTTGTGCAACTCATCAGATTAGGCACTTCG TTTGTGGCTGCTACTCAATCAATCAATACATTGGCTTTCGTCTTTGATGGTGTAAACTATGGAGCTTCTGATTTTGCATATTCGGCATACTCCTTG GTGCTTGTGTCAATAGTAAGTATTTCTACAGAATTTGTTCTCTACAAATTCAAACAATTCATTGGGATCTGGATTGCACTAGCCATCTATATTACTCTCCGCATGTTTGCTGGAGTTTGGAg GATGGGAACAGGGACTGGACCTTGGCGCTTTCTCAGAGGAGACTCTTACTCAATTCTTTAG
- the LOC130943374 gene encoding uncharacterized protein LOC130943374 isoform X2 — MATAEEPILSRIERLDNMLRQLEEIRGCNRSSKSSCASTPTSASDGRISSLDFSPKSLEKHCRPIENVIMEAEAKGTLIQRLTHVEDRVLKLEDEWEAERKMEQEKKMKQPKKKGGLKQLMQQCLNVRGKHDKKQEGSI; from the exons ATGGCTACTGCTGAGGAACCAATTCTCTCTAGGATTGAGCGCTTGGATAATATG TTGAGGCAATTAGAGGAAATAAGAGGGTGCAACCGATCATCAAAGAGCTCGTGTGCGTCGACTCCAACAAGCGCAAGTGATGGACGAATCTCGTCCCTTGATTTCTCCCCTAAGAGCTTAGAGAAGCATTGCCGTCCGATTGAAAACGTCATCATGGAGGCCGAAGCCAAAGGCACGTTGATTCAGAGACTCACCCACGTGGAGGACCGTGTCTTGAAG TTGGAGGATGAATGGGAAGCGGAAAGAAAAATGGAACAAGAGAAAAAGATGAAGCAGCCAAAAAAGAAGGGGGGTTTGAAACAACTAATGCAACAATGTCTCAATGTTAGAGGGAAACATGATAAGAAGCAAGAAGGATCAATATAA